The Theropithecus gelada isolate Dixy chromosome X, Tgel_1.0, whole genome shotgun sequence genome includes a window with the following:
- the PPP4R3C gene encoding protein PPP4R3C, whose protein sequence is MADLKYSVKVYVLNEDQEWNNLGTGQVSSTYDEQFQGMSLLVRSDSDGSVILRSQIPPDRPYRKHEETLIVWYEAENHGLVLNFQDPAGCQDIWKEICQVQGKDPSVQITQNISDESEEDFDEMSVIGNTVVLPDCELNTLDQIANIVNSVLASPIRRERLALILKNEAYIQKLLQLFHTCENLENTEGLYRLHEIIKGILSLNKSCLFEIMFSDECIMDVVGCLEYDPALNQPKRHRDFLTNDAKFKEVIPITNSELRQKIYQTYRVQYIHDILLPVPSIFEDNFLSTLTTFILSNKAEIVSMLQKDHKFLYEVFAQLKDETTHDDRRCELLIFFKELCSFSQALQPQSKDALLETLTQLGILPVLKIIMIRDDLQVRSAAAVICAYLVEYSPSRIREFIISESQVCKDSDLFINVIIKQMICDTDPELGGAVHLVVVLHTLLDPRNMLTTPEKSERSEFLHFFYKHCMHKFTAPLLAATSEHNCEEDDIVGYDRNKNCPNNNQTAQLLALILELLTFCIQHHTYYIRNYILNKDLLRKALILTNSKHTHLILCALRFMRRMISLNDEIYNNYIIKGNHFEPVVNALLDNGTRYNMLNSAILELFEYIRVENIKPLVSHIVEKFYNILESIEYVQTFKGLKIKYEKERDRQSQIQKNLHSVLQNRVVCTGTIEEMELKEEICYMEDAEEAVMPPLEDDDEFMETKRTQEGEAVMPPLEDDDEFMETKRTHQEGEAVMLPLEDDDEFMETKRTQEHEDKVDSPKRTSSGDFKFSSSYSACAAIGTGSPSGSSVVRLVDHPDDEEEKQEDKEDETSPKKKPRLSS, encoded by the exons AGCTGAGAACCATGGTTTGGTGCTGAATTTCCAGGACCCAGCCGGCTGCCAGGatatttggaaagaaatttgTCAAGTTCAAGGTAAGGATCCGTCTGTCCAAATCACACAGAACATTTCAGATGAATCAGAAGAAGACTTTGATGAAATGTCAGTAATTGGTAATACGGTTGTGCTGCCTGACTGTGAACTCAATACACTTGATCAAATTGCTAACATAGTTAACTCAGTTCTCGCCTCACCTATCCGTAGGGAAAGACTGGCTCTGATCTTGAAAAATGAGGCTTATATTCAAAAACTACTGCAACTGTTCCACACTTGTGAAAACCTAGAGAACACTGAAGGTTTATACCGTTTGCATGAAATTATTAAGGGAATTTTATCCCTCAACAAGTCATGTCTGTTTGAGATAATGTTTTCTGACGAGTGTATCATGGATGTGGTGGGATGCCTTGAGTATGATCCTGCTTTGAATCAGCCAAAAAGGCATAGGGACTTCTTGACCAATGATGCAAAGTTCAAGGAAGTTATACCAATAACTAACTCTGAACTTAGGCAAAAAATATATCAGACATACAGAGTACAGTACATTCATGACATTCTTTTGCCTGTGCCTTCCATATTTGAAGACAATTTTCTTTCTACACTTACAACGTTTATTTTATCCAACAAGGCTGAGATAGTAAGCATGCTGCAGAAAGATCACAAATTTTTGTATGAAGTTTTTGCACAGTTAAAGGATGAGACTACACATGATGATAGACGGTGTGAATTGCTAATTTTTTTCAAGGAATTATGTTCATTTTCTCAGGCATTACAGCCTCAAAGCAAAGATGCACTATTAGAAACATTGACACAGTTGGGAATTCTTCCTGTTCTTAAAATCATAATGATCAGGGATGATTTGCAAGTGAGGTCAGCTGCTGCAGTTATATGTGCTTATCTAGTGGAGTACAGTCCATCCAGGATCCGAGAATTTATAATTTCAGAATCCCAGGTGTGCAAAGATAGTGACCTTTTCATTAATGTGATAATTAAACAAATGATCTGTGATACTGATCCTGAGTTAGGAGGTGCCGTTCATTTGGTGGTAGTTCTCCATACTCTACTTGATCCACGCAACATGCTGACAACACCTGAGAAAAGTGAAAGAAGTGAATTTCTACATTTCTTCTACAAACATTGCATGCATAAATTTACAGCACCACTTTTGGCCGCCACCTCAGAACACAACTGTGAGGAGGATGATATAGTTGGAtatgacagaaacaaaaattgccCCAATAATAATCAAACAGCACAACTGCTTGCTTTGATTTTAGAGCTACTTACATTTTGTATACAACATCATACATACTACATAAGAAACTATATCTTGAACAAAGACTTGCTAAGAAAGGCCTTGATATTGACGAATTCAAAGCATACTCACCTGATTTTGTGTGCTCTTCGCTTTATGAGAAGGATGATCAGCCTTAATGatgaaatttataataattacatcatCAAGGGAAATCATTTTGAGCCAGTTGTAAATGCTCTTCTAGATAATGGAACTCGGTACAATATGTTGAATTCAGCTATTCTTGAGCTATTTGAATACATAAGAGTGGAAAATATCAAGCCTCTTGTTTCACATATAGTTGAAAAGTTTTATAACATACTTGAATCGATTGAGTATGTTCAGACATTCAAAGGATTGAagattaaatatgaaaaagagagagacagacaaagtCAAATACAGAAGAATTTACATTCTGTACTGCAAAATAGAGTAGTTTGCACAGGTACCATAGAAGAAATGgagctgaaagaagaaatatgttATATGGAAGATGCAGAAGAAGCAGTTATGCCACCACTGGAAGATGATGATGAATTTATGGAGACTAAAAGAACCCAAGAAGGAGAAGCGGTTATGCCACCACTGGAAGATGATGATGAATTTATGGAGACTAAAAGAACCCA CCAAGAAGGAGAAGCAGTTATGCTACCACTGGAAGATGACGATGAATTTATGGAGACTAAAAGAACCCAAGAACATGAAGACAAAGTAGACTCTCCCAAAAGAACATCTTCTGGTGATTTCAAATTCTCTTCATCTTATTCTGCTTGTGCTGCTATTGGAACAGGTAGCCCAAGTGGTAGCAGTGTGGTTCGTTTAGTGGATCATCCagatgatgaagaagaaaaacaagaagataaAGAAGATGAAACATCCCCCAAGAAGAAACCTCGTCTTAGCTCCTAA